In Rattus norvegicus strain BN/NHsdMcwi chromosome 1, GRCr8, whole genome shotgun sequence, a genomic segment contains:
- the Zfyve27 gene encoding protrudin isoform X1, producing MQSSDRDLSGPEASPSVMPEVLSECSPAPTKSTAFDLFNLVLSYKRLEIYLEPLKDAGDGVRYLLRWQMPLCSLLTCLGLNILFLTLNEGAWYSVGALIISVPALLGYLQEVCRAQLPESELMRRKYHSVRQEDLQRVRLSRPEAVAEVKSFLIRLEAFLARLCYTCESAYRVLHWENPVVSSQFYGALLGMVCMLYLLPLCWVLALLNSTLFLGNGEFFRVVSEYRACLQRRMSPKQEECVCEGSALQDAGGRAVVLDSTPAPTPTEDLTPGSVEEAEEAEPDEEFKDAIEETHLVVLEDDEGTPCPAEDELTMQDNGFLSKNEVLRSKVSKLTERLRKRYPTNNFGNCAGCAATFSVLKKRRSCSNCGNSFCSRCCSFKVPKSSMGATGEGCREWVREAALWEGVRMSHTEQGTPRGSPLSSQRRPPG from the exons ATGCAGTCTTCGGATCGGGACCTGAGTGGACCAGAGGCGAGCCCCAGCGTGATGCCTGAGGTTCTCTCTGAGTGTTCACCTGCCCCTACCAAGTCAACAGCGTTTGATCTTTTCAACCTGGTTCTGTCCTACAAGAGGCTGGAGATCTACCTGGAACCCCTGAAGGATGCAGGTGACGGTGTTCGATACTTGCTAAG GTGGCAGATGCCTTTGTGTTCCTTGCTGACTTGCCTGGGCCTCAACATCTTGTTCCTCACTCTGAATGAGG GTGCATGGTACTCCGTGGGTGCCTTGATAATTTCGGTGCCTGCCCTACTGGGCTACCTTCAGGAGGTGTGCCGGGCACAGCTACCAGAGTCTGAGCTGATGAGGCGGAAGTACCACAGCGTGCGGCAGGAAGACCTGCAGAGAGTTCGCCTTTCCCGCCCTGAGGCTGTAGCTGAGGTGAAAAGCTT CTTGATCCGACTGGAAGCCTTCTTGGCCCGCCTGTGCTATACCTGCGAGTCAGCTTACCGTGTACTTCACTGGGAGAACCCTGTGGTGTCCTCACA GTTCTATGGTGCTCTTCTGGGCATGGTTTGCATGCTCTACCTGCTGCCGCTCTGCTGGGTCCTCGCCCTTTTAAACAGCACACTCTTTCTGGGAAATGGGGAATTCTTCCGAG TGGTGTCTGAGTACAGGGCTTGTCTGCAGCGGCGGATGAGCCCCAAGCAGGAAGAGTGCGTCTGTGAGGGCTCGGCACTGCAGGATGCCGGGGGGAGGGCTGTTGTACTGGACAGCACCCCTGCCCCTACACCCACAGAG GACCTCACGCCAGGCAGtgtggaggaagctgaggaggctGAGCCAGATGAGGAGTTCAAAGATGCAATAGAG GAGACCCACCTGGTGGTGCTG GAGGACGATGAGGGAACCCCATGCCCAGCAGAGGATGAGCTGACCATGCAGGACAATGGCTTCCTCAGCAAGAATGAGGTACTGCGCAGCAAGGTGTCGAAGCTTACAGAGCGGCTCCGCAAGCGCTACCCGACCAACAACTTCG GGAACTGTGCAGGCTGTGCTGCCACCTTCTCCGTGCTGAAGAAGAGG CGAAGCTGCAGCAACTGTGGGAACAGCTTCTGCTCTCGGTGCTGCTCCTTCAAGGTGCCCAAGTCCTCCATGGGGGCCACAGGTGAGGGGTGCAGGGAGTGGGTCAGGGAGGCTGCCTTGTGGGAAGGAGTGAGGATGTCCCACACAGAGCAAGGCACTCCCCGaggctcccctctctcctcccagaggAGACCACCTGGTTGA
- the Zfyve27 gene encoding protrudin isoform X2 has protein sequence MQSSDRDLSGPEASPSVMPEVLSECSPAPTKSTAFDLFNLVLSYKRLEIYLEPLKDAGDGVRYLLRWQMPLCSLLTCLGLNILFLTLNEGAWYSVGALIISVPALLGYLQEVCRAQLPESELMRRKYHSVRQEDLQRVRLSRPEAVAEVKSFLIRLEAFLARLCYTCESAYRVLHWENPVVSSQFYGALLGMVCMLYLLPLCWVLALLNSTLFLGNGEFFRVVSEYRACLQRRMSPKQEECVCEGSALQDAGGRAVVLDSTPAPTPTEDLTPGSVEEAEEAEPDEEFKDAIEEDDEGTPCPAEDELTMQDNGFLSKNEVLRSKVSKLTERLRKRYPTNNFGNCAGCAATFSVLKKRRSCSNCGNSFCSRCCSFKVPKSSMGATGEGCREWVREAALWEGVRMSHTEQGTPRGSPLSSQRRPPG, from the exons ATGCAGTCTTCGGATCGGGACCTGAGTGGACCAGAGGCGAGCCCCAGCGTGATGCCTGAGGTTCTCTCTGAGTGTTCACCTGCCCCTACCAAGTCAACAGCGTTTGATCTTTTCAACCTGGTTCTGTCCTACAAGAGGCTGGAGATCTACCTGGAACCCCTGAAGGATGCAGGTGACGGTGTTCGATACTTGCTAAG GTGGCAGATGCCTTTGTGTTCCTTGCTGACTTGCCTGGGCCTCAACATCTTGTTCCTCACTCTGAATGAGG GTGCATGGTACTCCGTGGGTGCCTTGATAATTTCGGTGCCTGCCCTACTGGGCTACCTTCAGGAGGTGTGCCGGGCACAGCTACCAGAGTCTGAGCTGATGAGGCGGAAGTACCACAGCGTGCGGCAGGAAGACCTGCAGAGAGTTCGCCTTTCCCGCCCTGAGGCTGTAGCTGAGGTGAAAAGCTT CTTGATCCGACTGGAAGCCTTCTTGGCCCGCCTGTGCTATACCTGCGAGTCAGCTTACCGTGTACTTCACTGGGAGAACCCTGTGGTGTCCTCACA GTTCTATGGTGCTCTTCTGGGCATGGTTTGCATGCTCTACCTGCTGCCGCTCTGCTGGGTCCTCGCCCTTTTAAACAGCACACTCTTTCTGGGAAATGGGGAATTCTTCCGAG TGGTGTCTGAGTACAGGGCTTGTCTGCAGCGGCGGATGAGCCCCAAGCAGGAAGAGTGCGTCTGTGAGGGCTCGGCACTGCAGGATGCCGGGGGGAGGGCTGTTGTACTGGACAGCACCCCTGCCCCTACACCCACAGAG GACCTCACGCCAGGCAGtgtggaggaagctgaggaggctGAGCCAGATGAGGAGTTCAAAGATGCAATAGAG GAGGACGATGAGGGAACCCCATGCCCAGCAGAGGATGAGCTGACCATGCAGGACAATGGCTTCCTCAGCAAGAATGAGGTACTGCGCAGCAAGGTGTCGAAGCTTACAGAGCGGCTCCGCAAGCGCTACCCGACCAACAACTTCG GGAACTGTGCAGGCTGTGCTGCCACCTTCTCCGTGCTGAAGAAGAGG CGAAGCTGCAGCAACTGTGGGAACAGCTTCTGCTCTCGGTGCTGCTCCTTCAAGGTGCCCAAGTCCTCCATGGGGGCCACAGGTGAGGGGTGCAGGGAGTGGGTCAGGGAGGCTGCCTTGTGGGAAGGAGTGAGGATGTCCCACACAGAGCAAGGCACTCCCCGaggctcccctctctcctcccagaggAGACCACCTGGTTGA
- the Zfyve27 gene encoding protrudin isoform X5 has product MQSSDRDLSGPEASPSVMPEVLSECSPAPTKSTAFDLFNLVLSYKRLEIYLEPLKDAGDGVRYLLRWQMPLCSLLTCLGLNILFLTLNEGAWYSVGALIISVPALLGYLQEVCRAQLPESELMRRKYHSVRQEDLQRVRLSRPEAVAEVKSFLIRLEAFLARLCYTCESAYRVLHWENPVVSSQFYGALLGMVCMLYLLPLCWVLALLNSTLFLGNGEFFRGFF; this is encoded by the exons ATGCAGTCTTCGGATCGGGACCTGAGTGGACCAGAGGCGAGCCCCAGCGTGATGCCTGAGGTTCTCTCTGAGTGTTCACCTGCCCCTACCAAGTCAACAGCGTTTGATCTTTTCAACCTGGTTCTGTCCTACAAGAGGCTGGAGATCTACCTGGAACCCCTGAAGGATGCAGGTGACGGTGTTCGATACTTGCTAAG GTGGCAGATGCCTTTGTGTTCCTTGCTGACTTGCCTGGGCCTCAACATCTTGTTCCTCACTCTGAATGAGG GTGCATGGTACTCCGTGGGTGCCTTGATAATTTCGGTGCCTGCCCTACTGGGCTACCTTCAGGAGGTGTGCCGGGCACAGCTACCAGAGTCTGAGCTGATGAGGCGGAAGTACCACAGCGTGCGGCAGGAAGACCTGCAGAGAGTTCGCCTTTCCCGCCCTGAGGCTGTAGCTGAGGTGAAAAGCTT CTTGATCCGACTGGAAGCCTTCTTGGCCCGCCTGTGCTATACCTGCGAGTCAGCTTACCGTGTACTTCACTGGGAGAACCCTGTGGTGTCCTCACA GTTCTATGGTGCTCTTCTGGGCATGGTTTGCATGCTCTACCTGCTGCCGCTCTGCTGGGTCCTCGCCCTTTTAAACAGCACACTCTTTCTGGGAAATGGGGAATTCTTCCGAG GTTTTTTCTAA
- the Zfyve27 gene encoding protrudin, translating into MQSSDRDLSGPEASPSVMPEVLSECSPAPTKSTAFDLFNLVLSYKRLEIYLEPLKDAGDGVRYLLRWQMPLCSLLTCLGLNILFLTLNEGAWYSVGALIISVPALLGYLQEVCRAQLPESELMRRKYHSVRQEDLQRVRLSRPEAVAEVKSFLIRLEAFLARLCYTCESAYRVLHWENPVVSSQFYGALLGMVCMLYLLPLCWVLALLNSTLFLGNGEFFRVVSEYRACLQRRMSPKQEECVCEGSALQDAGGRAVVLDSTPAPTPTEDLTPGSVEEAEEAEPDEEFKDAIEEDDEGTPCPAEDELTMQDNGFLSKNEVLRSKVSKLTERLRKRYPTNNFGNCAGCAATFSVLKKRRSCSNCGNSFCSRCCSFKVPKSSMGATAPEAQRETVFVCASCNQTLSK; encoded by the exons ATGCAGTCTTCGGATCGGGACCTGAGTGGACCAGAGGCGAGCCCCAGCGTGATGCCTGAGGTTCTCTCTGAGTGTTCACCTGCCCCTACCAAGTCAACAGCGTTTGATCTTTTCAACCTGGTTCTGTCCTACAAGAGGCTGGAGATCTACCTGGAACCCCTGAAGGATGCAGGTGACGGTGTTCGATACTTGCTAAG GTGGCAGATGCCTTTGTGTTCCTTGCTGACTTGCCTGGGCCTCAACATCTTGTTCCTCACTCTGAATGAGG GTGCATGGTACTCCGTGGGTGCCTTGATAATTTCGGTGCCTGCCCTACTGGGCTACCTTCAGGAGGTGTGCCGGGCACAGCTACCAGAGTCTGAGCTGATGAGGCGGAAGTACCACAGCGTGCGGCAGGAAGACCTGCAGAGAGTTCGCCTTTCCCGCCCTGAGGCTGTAGCTGAGGTGAAAAGCTT CTTGATCCGACTGGAAGCCTTCTTGGCCCGCCTGTGCTATACCTGCGAGTCAGCTTACCGTGTACTTCACTGGGAGAACCCTGTGGTGTCCTCACA GTTCTATGGTGCTCTTCTGGGCATGGTTTGCATGCTCTACCTGCTGCCGCTCTGCTGGGTCCTCGCCCTTTTAAACAGCACACTCTTTCTGGGAAATGGGGAATTCTTCCGAG TGGTGTCTGAGTACAGGGCTTGTCTGCAGCGGCGGATGAGCCCCAAGCAGGAAGAGTGCGTCTGTGAGGGCTCGGCACTGCAGGATGCCGGGGGGAGGGCTGTTGTACTGGACAGCACCCCTGCCCCTACACCCACAGAG GACCTCACGCCAGGCAGtgtggaggaagctgaggaggctGAGCCAGATGAGGAGTTCAAAGATGCAATAGAG GAGGACGATGAGGGAACCCCATGCCCAGCAGAGGATGAGCTGACCATGCAGGACAATGGCTTCCTCAGCAAGAATGAGGTACTGCGCAGCAAGGTGTCGAAGCTTACAGAGCGGCTCCGCAAGCGCTACCCGACCAACAACTTCG GGAACTGTGCAGGCTGTGCTGCCACCTTCTCCGTGCTGAAGAAGAGG CGAAGCTGCAGCAACTGTGGGAACAGCTTCTGCTCTCGGTGCTGCTCCTTCAAGGTGCCCAAGTCCTCCATGGGGGCCACAG ctcctgaagcccagagagagactgtgtttgtgtgtgcctccTGTAATCAGACCTTGAGCAAATGA
- the Zfyve27 gene encoding protrudin isoform X3, whose amino-acid sequence MQSSDRDLSGPEASPSVMPEVLSECSPAPTKSTAFDLFNLVLSYKRLEIYLEPLKDAGDGVRYLLRWQMPLCSLLTCLGLNILFLTLNEGAWYSVGALIISVPALLGYLQEVCRAQLPESELMRRKYHSVRQEDLQRVRLSRPEAVAEVKSFLIRLEAFLARLCYTCESAYRVLHWENPVVSSQFYGALLGMVCMLYLLPLCWVLALLNSTLFLGNGEFFRVVSEYRACLQRRMSPKQEECVCEGSALQDAGGRAVVLDSTPAPTPTEDLTPGSVEEAEEAEPDEEFKDAIEETHLVVLEDDEGTPCPAEDELTMQDNGFLSKNEVLRSKVSKLTERLRKRYPTNNFGNCAGCAATFSVLKKRRSCSNCGNSFCSRCCSFKVPKSSMGATAPEAQRETVFVCASCNQTLSK is encoded by the exons ATGCAGTCTTCGGATCGGGACCTGAGTGGACCAGAGGCGAGCCCCAGCGTGATGCCTGAGGTTCTCTCTGAGTGTTCACCTGCCCCTACCAAGTCAACAGCGTTTGATCTTTTCAACCTGGTTCTGTCCTACAAGAGGCTGGAGATCTACCTGGAACCCCTGAAGGATGCAGGTGACGGTGTTCGATACTTGCTAAG GTGGCAGATGCCTTTGTGTTCCTTGCTGACTTGCCTGGGCCTCAACATCTTGTTCCTCACTCTGAATGAGG GTGCATGGTACTCCGTGGGTGCCTTGATAATTTCGGTGCCTGCCCTACTGGGCTACCTTCAGGAGGTGTGCCGGGCACAGCTACCAGAGTCTGAGCTGATGAGGCGGAAGTACCACAGCGTGCGGCAGGAAGACCTGCAGAGAGTTCGCCTTTCCCGCCCTGAGGCTGTAGCTGAGGTGAAAAGCTT CTTGATCCGACTGGAAGCCTTCTTGGCCCGCCTGTGCTATACCTGCGAGTCAGCTTACCGTGTACTTCACTGGGAGAACCCTGTGGTGTCCTCACA GTTCTATGGTGCTCTTCTGGGCATGGTTTGCATGCTCTACCTGCTGCCGCTCTGCTGGGTCCTCGCCCTTTTAAACAGCACACTCTTTCTGGGAAATGGGGAATTCTTCCGAG TGGTGTCTGAGTACAGGGCTTGTCTGCAGCGGCGGATGAGCCCCAAGCAGGAAGAGTGCGTCTGTGAGGGCTCGGCACTGCAGGATGCCGGGGGGAGGGCTGTTGTACTGGACAGCACCCCTGCCCCTACACCCACAGAG GACCTCACGCCAGGCAGtgtggaggaagctgaggaggctGAGCCAGATGAGGAGTTCAAAGATGCAATAGAG GAGACCCACCTGGTGGTGCTG GAGGACGATGAGGGAACCCCATGCCCAGCAGAGGATGAGCTGACCATGCAGGACAATGGCTTCCTCAGCAAGAATGAGGTACTGCGCAGCAAGGTGTCGAAGCTTACAGAGCGGCTCCGCAAGCGCTACCCGACCAACAACTTCG GGAACTGTGCAGGCTGTGCTGCCACCTTCTCCGTGCTGAAGAAGAGG CGAAGCTGCAGCAACTGTGGGAACAGCTTCTGCTCTCGGTGCTGCTCCTTCAAGGTGCCCAAGTCCTCCATGGGGGCCACAG ctcctgaagcccagagagagactgtgtttgtgtgtgcctccTGTAATCAGACCTTGAGCAAATGA
- the Zfyve27 gene encoding protrudin isoform X4: MRRKYHSVRQEDLQRVRLSRPEAVAEVKSFLIRLEAFLARLCYTCESAYRVLHWENPVVSSQFYGALLGMVCMLYLLPLCWVLALLNSTLFLGNGEFFRVVSEYRACLQRRMSPKQEECVCEGSALQDAGGRAVVLDSTPAPTPTEDLTPGSVEEAEEAEPDEEFKDAIEETHLVVLEDDEGTPCPAEDELTMQDNGFLSKNEVLRSKVSKLTERLRKRYPTNNFGNCAGCAATFSVLKKRRSCSNCGNSFCSRCCSFKVPKSSMGATGEGCREWVREAALWEGVRMSHTEQGTPRGSPLSSQRRPPG, from the exons ATGAGGCGGAAGTACCACAGCGTGCGGCAGGAAGACCTGCAGAGAGTTCGCCTTTCCCGCCCTGAGGCTGTAGCTGAGGTGAAAAGCTT CTTGATCCGACTGGAAGCCTTCTTGGCCCGCCTGTGCTATACCTGCGAGTCAGCTTACCGTGTACTTCACTGGGAGAACCCTGTGGTGTCCTCACA GTTCTATGGTGCTCTTCTGGGCATGGTTTGCATGCTCTACCTGCTGCCGCTCTGCTGGGTCCTCGCCCTTTTAAACAGCACACTCTTTCTGGGAAATGGGGAATTCTTCCGAG TGGTGTCTGAGTACAGGGCTTGTCTGCAGCGGCGGATGAGCCCCAAGCAGGAAGAGTGCGTCTGTGAGGGCTCGGCACTGCAGGATGCCGGGGGGAGGGCTGTTGTACTGGACAGCACCCCTGCCCCTACACCCACAGAG GACCTCACGCCAGGCAGtgtggaggaagctgaggaggctGAGCCAGATGAGGAGTTCAAAGATGCAATAGAG GAGACCCACCTGGTGGTGCTG GAGGACGATGAGGGAACCCCATGCCCAGCAGAGGATGAGCTGACCATGCAGGACAATGGCTTCCTCAGCAAGAATGAGGTACTGCGCAGCAAGGTGTCGAAGCTTACAGAGCGGCTCCGCAAGCGCTACCCGACCAACAACTTCG GGAACTGTGCAGGCTGTGCTGCCACCTTCTCCGTGCTGAAGAAGAGG CGAAGCTGCAGCAACTGTGGGAACAGCTTCTGCTCTCGGTGCTGCTCCTTCAAGGTGCCCAAGTCCTCCATGGGGGCCACAGGTGAGGGGTGCAGGGAGTGGGTCAGGGAGGCTGCCTTGTGGGAAGGAGTGAGGATGTCCCACACAGAGCAAGGCACTCCCCGaggctcccctctctcctcccagaggAGACCACCTGGTTGA
- the Zfyve27 gene encoding protrudin isoform X6 — protein sequence MSPPALFFIPLAVVSEYRACLQRRMSPKQEECVCEGSALQDAGGRAVVLDSTPAPTPTEDLTPGSVEEAEEAEPDEEFKDAIEETHLVVLEDDEGTPCPAEDELTMQDNGFLSKNEVLRSKVSKLTERLRKRYPTNNFGNCAGCAATFSVLKKRRSCSNCGNSFCSRCCSFKVPKSSMGATGEGCREWVREAALWEGVRMSHTEQGTPRGSPLSSQRRPPG from the exons ATGTCACCCCCAGCccttttcttcattcccttgGCAGTGGTGTCTGAGTACAGGGCTTGTCTGCAGCGGCGGATGAGCCCCAAGCAGGAAGAGTGCGTCTGTGAGGGCTCGGCACTGCAGGATGCCGGGGGGAGGGCTGTTGTACTGGACAGCACCCCTGCCCCTACACCCACAGAG GACCTCACGCCAGGCAGtgtggaggaagctgaggaggctGAGCCAGATGAGGAGTTCAAAGATGCAATAGAG GAGACCCACCTGGTGGTGCTG GAGGACGATGAGGGAACCCCATGCCCAGCAGAGGATGAGCTGACCATGCAGGACAATGGCTTCCTCAGCAAGAATGAGGTACTGCGCAGCAAGGTGTCGAAGCTTACAGAGCGGCTCCGCAAGCGCTACCCGACCAACAACTTCG GGAACTGTGCAGGCTGTGCTGCCACCTTCTCCGTGCTGAAGAAGAGG CGAAGCTGCAGCAACTGTGGGAACAGCTTCTGCTCTCGGTGCTGCTCCTTCAAGGTGCCCAAGTCCTCCATGGGGGCCACAGGTGAGGGGTGCAGGGAGTGGGTCAGGGAGGCTGCCTTGTGGGAAGGAGTGAGGATGTCCCACACAGAGCAAGGCACTCCCCGaggctcccctctctcctcccagaggAGACCACCTGGTTGA
- the Sfrp5 gene encoding secreted frizzled-related protein 5 precursor has protein sequence MRVAGGARTAALALLLGALHGAPARGQEYDYYGWQTEPLHGRSYSKPPQCLDIPADLPLCHTVGYKRMRLPNLLEHESLAEVKQQASSWLPLLAKRCHSDTQVFLCSLFAPVCLDRPIYPCRSLCEAVRAGCAPLMEAYGFPWPEMLHCHKFPLDNDLCIAVQFGHLPATAPPVTKICAQCEIEHSADGLMEQMCSSDFVVKMRIKEIKIDNGDRKLIGAQKKKKLLKAGPLKRKDTKKLVLHMKNGASCPCPQLDNLTGSFLVMGRKVEGQLLLTAVYRWDKKNKEMKFAVKFMFSYPCSLYYPFFYGAAEPH, from the exons ATGCGGGTGGCCGGGGGTGCGCGGACCGCCGCGCTGGCGCTGCTGCTCGGGGCGCTGCATGGGGCGCCGGCGCGCGGCCAGGAATACGACTACTATGGTTGGCAAACTGAGCCCCTGCACGGCCGCTCCTACTCCAAGCCACCGCAGTGCCTCGACATCCCCGCCGATCTGCCCCTCTGCCACACAGTGGGCTACAAGCGCATGCGGCTGCCGAACCTCCTGGAGCACGAAAGCCTGGCGGAGGTGAAGCAGCAGGCAAGCAGCTGGCTGCCGCTGCTGGCCAAGCGTTGCCACTCGGACACCCAGGTCTTCCTCTGCTCGCTCTTCGCTCCTGTCTGCCTGGACCGACCCATCTACCCGTGCCGCTCGCTGTGCGAAGCCGTGCGCGCCGGCTGCGCGCCGCTCATGGAGGCCTATGGCTTCCCTTGGCCTGAGATGCTGCACTGCCACAAGTTTCCTCTGGACAACGACCTCTGCATCGCGGTGCAGTTTGGGCACCTGCCTGCCACCGCGCCTCCAG TGACCAAGATCTGTGCCCAGTGTGAGATCGAGCACAGTGCTGACGGCCTCATGGAGCAGATGTGCTCCAGCGACTTCG TGGTCAAGATGCGCATTAAGGAGATCAAGATAGACAATGGGGACCGCAAGTTGATTGGAgcccagaagaagaagaagctgctCAAGGCAGGCCCCTTAAAGCGCAAGGACACCAAGAAGCTGGTTCTGCACATGAAGAACGGGGCCAGCTGCCCCTGCCCGCAGTTAGACAACCTGACAGGGAGCTTCCTGGTCATGGGCCGCAAAGTGGAGGGACAGCTGCTGCTCACAGCCGTCTACCGCTGGGACAAGAAGAATAAGGAGATGAAGTTTGCAGTCAAATTCATGTTCTCCTACCCCTGTTCCCTCTACTACCCCTTTTTCTATGGGGCAGCTGAACCCCACTGA